One uncultured Tolumonas sp. DNA segment encodes these proteins:
- the ppnN gene encoding nucleotide 5'-monophosphate nucleosidase PpnN, with product MITYVNPVGSMELLSQLEVDRLQQAAAGEIYQLYRNCSLAVLNSGSKTDSSKEILEKHQNFSINIISRERGVKLELFNAPQSAFVDGEIIRGLQEHLFSVLRDILYVSNKLEVDLSLNLSSSSHITNLVFSILRNARTVRTGEVPNMVVCWGGHSINEAEYHYSREVGHQLGLRELNICTGCGPGAMEGPMKGAAVGHANQRYQHRRYVGLTEPSIIAAEPPNPIVTELVILPDIEKRLEAFVRLGHGIIIFPGGVGTAEELLYILGILMNPANQHHPLPVVLTGPKSSEAYFRSLDAFVRATLGDAATRYYQIIINDAEAVGQTMKSAMPHIRDYRKAIGDAYSFNWALHIDPEFQLPFEPTHDNMAQLNLSREQPPEQLACNLRKAFSGIVAGNVKDRGIKAIEQNGPFKLSGDASLMHMMDKLLQDFIAQKRMKLPGSTYVPCYEIQL from the coding sequence ATGATCACCTATGTAAATCCTGTTGGCAGCATGGAGCTGTTATCCCAGCTGGAAGTCGATCGTCTTCAGCAAGCGGCAGCAGGTGAAATTTATCAGCTCTATCGCAATTGTTCTTTAGCTGTCCTCAACAGTGGCAGCAAGACCGACTCCTCAAAAGAGATCCTGGAAAAACATCAGAATTTTTCGATCAATATCATCAGCCGTGAACGCGGCGTAAAGCTGGAGCTATTTAATGCTCCGCAATCTGCATTTGTTGATGGCGAGATCATTCGAGGTCTGCAGGAACATTTATTCTCCGTATTACGCGATATTTTGTATGTCAGTAACAAACTCGAAGTCGATCTTTCACTCAATCTGAGCAGCTCCAGCCACATTACCAACTTGGTTTTTTCCATACTGCGTAATGCCAGAACTGTACGCACAGGTGAAGTACCTAACATGGTCGTTTGCTGGGGTGGGCATTCGATCAACGAAGCGGAATATCACTACTCCCGTGAAGTTGGCCATCAGCTCGGCTTACGCGAATTGAACATCTGTACCGGTTGCGGGCCAGGTGCCATGGAAGGGCCAATGAAAGGTGCTGCGGTCGGGCATGCTAATCAGCGTTACCAGCATCGCCGTTATGTCGGGTTAACTGAACCATCGATTATTGCTGCCGAGCCGCCTAATCCTATCGTGACTGAGTTGGTTATTTTGCCGGATATCGAAAAACGTCTGGAAGCTTTTGTCCGCCTGGGGCATGGCATTATCATCTTCCCCGGTGGTGTCGGAACAGCAGAAGAGTTGCTCTACATTCTCGGTATTTTGATGAACCCGGCGAACCAGCATCATCCGTTACCGGTGGTACTGACAGGCCCGAAAAGCAGTGAAGCCTATTTCCGCTCACTGGATGCCTTTGTCCGCGCCACACTGGGTGATGCAGCCACACGTTATTACCAAATTATTATCAATGATGCAGAAGCCGTCGGTCAGACGATGAAAAGTGCCATGCCGCACATTCGTGACTACCGCAAAGCGATTGGTGATGCCTACTCGTTCAACTGGGCCTTGCATATTGATCCGGAATTCCAGCTCCCGTTTGAGCCAACCCATGACAATATGGCACAACTCAATCTGAGCAGAGAACAACCACCAGAGCAGCTGGCCTGCAATTTACGTAAAGCATTCTCTGGCATCGTGGCCGGGAATGTGAAAGATCGTGGTATCAAAGCCATTGAGCAAAATGGACCATTCAAATTATCCGGTGATGCCAGCCTGATGCATATGATGGATAAGTTGCTACAAGATTTCATTGCACAAAAACGTATGAAACTTCCGGGTAGTACGTATGTGCCTTGCTACGAAATTCAACTGTAG